The sequence below is a genomic window from Selenomonas ruminantium subsp. lactilytica TAM6421.
GGGTACGTCCTTACGAAGATAGCTGAAATTAAAAATATCCATAAAGCAAGCCGGCACGCATCGCGTACCGGCTTTATTTATGGATATTCATAGATATTAACGTATCCTTCTCATATTCATTTGTCGGCAGGTATTTCCTCTCGAGCAGAAATCCTGCGCAGTGTTCCATAATATATGGATGTTCAGCTGAAACACGTTTGAATACACAGATTCACTTACTTTGCGCGCGCGTCCATCTCATTCGATAACAATAGGGTCACTACAGTTTCGATGCTCATGATGTACGTAAAGACTTACCCGGGATAGCAGTTTGTAATCTTTTTTCCCTAAACGTTGTGCGCCTGACTTCCAATTGCTTTTGAGTACGTCTGGCGGTCTATAACCATCATCACGTCTCTTTTTCGCTCATTGGATATTCTTGTACTTCACCACTGCACTTGCTAGCTAGGTACGAAAAGAACTCCTGCTAAGTGATTTCTTCAATAAACACTCACATCCTTTCGTAGAACAAGTATGTAAGGTCTTGAAGAGAGCCTGTTTCGGCTAGACGCTCACCTGCTAAAATTTCAAACGACAGAATTACTTTTCTAGTGGTTTGAGTATCCATCTCCTCTTTACAAGTACATAATAACATATCTGTCAGATAATTGCAATGCTTTTGACTAATAAAATTTAAGATTTGAGAGAAATTATCGTAATGCAAAGTCTGGATTATATAGTATAATGGATAACGATGACATTTGTAATGGATAGGAGCAGAAGCGATGAAACATTTGGTTATTGTGCGGGGCGGCGGCGAATTGGCCAGCGGTACCATTCATGCATTATTCCGGGCAGGATTCAGGGTTCTGGTATTGGAGAAAAAGGAACCATCGGCTACCCGGCGCCGGGTGGCCTATTCGGAGGCCATGTACCGCGGTCAGGCCAAAGTGGAACGCATAACCTGTTATAGGGCAGAGAATCTGCATGAGGCCAAGGCGCGGCTGAAAAAGGGCGAGCTGGTCATGCTGGAAGATCCGGAAGCCCGCTGCGTGAAGGAATTGAAGCCCCAGGTGCTGGTGGATGCCATCCTTTCCCATAGCACTAATGGCACGACCAAGGATATGGCAGAGCATACCATTGCCTTGGGGCCTGGATTCTGTGCTGGCCGGGATGTGGACGTAGTGGTGGAAACCATGCGCGGCCATAATCTGGGCCGCCTGATTTATGAGGGGTATTCTGCCCGCAGTCAGGACATTGAGAGCAGCACGGTGGGGGTCAGTGCAAATTTGGAACATCTGATCTTTGCACCGGAAGAGGGGACTGTGGATGTTTTGAGCACCATTTCCCTGATGGTGAAAAAAGGCGAGCCCTTGGCCCAGATCCATACGCCTGATGGACGTACTATTGAGATGAAGGCAACCATTGATGGTGTGCTGCGCGGTGCCCTTCATCGTGGCAGCAAGGTGAAGAAGGATCAGAAGATTGCGGACATCCATCCCACCATGGGGCAGGAGGAATGTTTCACAATTTCCGATAAGGCTCGTTGCGTGGCCGGTTCTGTGCTGGAGGCTGTGATGGTTTGGGAGCACAAGCGCCCCAAACGGAGGTTCTTTGGCCGTGGCTGATCTTATCGCTGCTCTGCTGGATTTCTTGTTCCCGCCGCATTGTCCATTGTGCCATGCTTATGTGGAGACCCGGGGCGGCTGGTGCCCTGCGTGTCTGCAACAGGCGTTGCAGCCTCATCGATTGCCCCTTTCCGTGCCTATGCAGGCGGTTATAGCCGATGCATGGGCACTTGGTGTTTATCGGGGGAGTTTGCGGGATCTGATCCGCCATCTGAAATACCAAAAGCAGCGCAGCAATCTTTCCTATATCGAAACCTTGCTGCAGTCCGCGGAGAGGGTGTCACAGCTGACCGGAATGCTGGCGGCCATCGATATGGCCGTGCCAGTGCCGCTCTATCCTGCTAAAGAGAAACAGCGGGGCTTCAATCAGACGGAACTGATTTTTACAAAATTTCTGGCTCATAAGCATGTTCCGCTGGTCAGAGCCTTGCAGCGAACCCGGCCAACCAAGCCGATGTATGAGCTGAATGAACGGGAACGGGCGATTAATCTGCGGGATGCCTTTGCCGTGGCTGACAATGCGCAGCTGACAGGGAAAAGGATTCTGCTGCTGGATGATATCTTCACCAGCGGTGCTACAACAGGAGAATGTGCCCGTGTGCTGAAGAAAGCCGGGGCAAAGGA
It includes:
- the yqeB gene encoding selenium-dependent molybdenum cofactor biosynthesis protein YqeB — encoded protein: MKHLVIVRGGGELASGTIHALFRAGFRVLVLEKKEPSATRRRVAYSEAMYRGQAKVERITCYRAENLHEAKARLKKGELVMLEDPEARCVKELKPQVLVDAILSHSTNGTTKDMAEHTIALGPGFCAGRDVDVVVETMRGHNLGRLIYEGYSARSQDIESSTVGVSANLEHLIFAPEEGTVDVLSTISLMVKKGEPLAQIHTPDGRTIEMKATIDGVLRGALHRGSKVKKDQKIADIHPTMGQEECFTISDKARCVAGSVLEAVMVWEHKRPKRRFFGRG
- a CDS encoding ComF family protein, encoding MADLIAALLDFLFPPHCPLCHAYVETRGGWCPACLQQALQPHRLPLSVPMQAVIADAWALGVYRGSLRDLIRHLKYQKQRSNLSYIETLLQSAERVSQLTGMLAAIDMAVPVPLYPAKEKQRGFNQTELIFTKFLAHKHVPLVRALQRTRPTKPMYELNERERAINLRDAFAVADNAQLTGKRILLLDDIFTSGATTGECARVLKKAGAKDVYVLVLASDHR